One genomic region from Carettochelys insculpta isolate YL-2023 chromosome 4, ASM3395843v1, whole genome shotgun sequence encodes:
- the RAB33B gene encoding ras-related protein Rab-33B has product MAATELESSLELSYSDAGAGALPPARSRIFKIIVIGDSNVGKTCLTYRFCAGRFPERTEATIGVDFRERAITIDGERLKIQLWDTAGQERFRKSMVQHYYRNVHAVVFVYDMTNIASFHSLPSWIEECKQHLLASDIPRILVGNKCDLRNAVQVPTDLAQKFADTHSMPLFETSAKNPNDSDHVEAIFMTLAHKLKSHKPLMLNQPPHDNKIFLKPEPKPVMTCWC; this is encoded by the exons ATGGCGGCGACAGAGCTGGAGTCCTCGCTGGAGCTGAGCTATTCCGACGCGGGCGCCGGGGCGCTGCCCCCCGCGCGCTCCCGCATCTTCAAGATCATTGTGATCGGGGACTCTAACGTGGGCAAAACGTGCCTGACCTACCGCTTTTGCGCCGGCCGCTTCCCGGAGCGCACGGAGGCCACCATCGGCGTGGACTTCCGCGAGCGCGCCATCACCATTGACGGGGAGCGGCTCAAG aTCCAGCTGTGGGATACAGCAGGGCAGGAGCGCTTCAGAAAGAGCATGGTGCAGCACTATTATAGGAATGTACATGCTGTTGTGTTTGTGTATGATATGACCAACATTGCCAGTTTTCATAGTCTACCATCATGGATAGAAGAATGCAAACAGCACTTGCTTGCCAGTGATATACCACGGATTCTTGTTGGAAATAAGTGTGACCTGAGAAATGCTGTTCAGGTGCCTACAGACTTGGCCCAGAAGTTTGCTGATACTCACAGTATGCCATTGTTTGAAACCTCTGCTAAAAATCCCAATGACAGTGACCATGTGGAAGCCATATTTATGACATTGGCTCATAAGTTGAAGAGCCACAAACCACTAATGCTTAATCAACCCCCACATGACAATAAGATATTTTTAAAGCCTGAGCCAAAACCTGTCATGACCTGCTGGTGTTAG